Within bacterium, the genomic segment CATCCTCGGCGAGATCGCGCGCTTCGCGGAGTCGGACGCCGGCCGGGCCCTCGCGCTCGCCGCGCGCGACGGCCGCCTCGCCCGCGAGCTCCCCTTCCTCGTCCGGATGGAGGGCGAGGGCGGCACGCCCGACGCGTACCTCGTCGGCGCCATCGACGCGCTCGTCGCCGAGCGGCGCGGCGCCGGGTTCACCGTCATCGACTACAAGTACGCGGTGCCCCGCCCGGCGGCCGCGGAGCGCTACCGCCTCCAGCTCCTCGCCTACGCCCTCGCCGCGCGCCGCGCCCACCCCCGCGCCCGCGTGCGGGCGCGCCTCCAGTTCCTGCGCGGCGATCTCCGCGCCGTGGACGTGACGCCGTCCGCGGCGGACCTCGACCGCTTCGCCCGGGAAGCCGCCGCGCTCGCCTGGGACGTCCATCGGGGCGCCGGCGCCGAGCTCTCGCCCGCGGACTTGGGGCGGGACGAGGCGCGCTGCCGCGCCGAGGGGTGCGGGTTCGTGGGCCGGTGCTATCCCGCGGCGCGCCGGGGGAGAAGCCCCGGCGCAGCCGGGGAGGGACGGCGCCCCTCCCCGCCGGAAGCGAACCGCGCGGGCGCGAATGCGCTCGCGGTCCGCTGATTCCGCTTCCCACTTGAGGTGACGCTCGAGATGGGGGGTGTGGGGGGAGAGTTCTCCCCCCACTAGTCATCATGGAACGACCGGCTCCGATTCGCAGACCGT encodes:
- a CDS encoding PD-(D/E)XK nuclease family protein, which translates into the protein ILGEIARFAESDAGRALALAARDGRLARELPFLVRMEGEGGTPDAYLVGAIDALVAERRGAGFTVIDYKYAVPRPAAAERYRLQLLAYALAARRAHPRARVRARLQFLRGDLRAVDVTPSAADLDRFAREAAALAWDVHRGAGAELSPADLGRDEARCRAEGCGFVGRCYPAARRGRSPGAAGEGRRPSPPEANRAGANALAVR